A genome region from Deinococcus radiopugnans ATCC 19172 includes the following:
- a CDS encoding MerR family transcriptional regulator yields the protein MTTPSEMTISVFAQASRLSLKALRLYDELGLLPPARVDENSGYRYYSARQLPQARLIGLLRQLGLSLNEIRAVLEASAACQPDMIWVHWTAAESQHIQRRELARYILRSLKGEPGMTQHFHVQQRFVPAQQVATVSRRLRVEELPCFIESELKSLPRRVQAGGAQIAGVPFVVYHGQVNADNDGPVEVCVPYTGPLTPTGGLTLREEPAHTEVYVTLTKAQFTFPGILDAYDATSAHASAHGECGALSPREVYPHLSS from the coding sequence TTGACCACACCATCAGAGATGACCATCAGCGTCTTTGCCCAGGCCAGCCGCCTGAGCCTCAAAGCCCTGCGGCTATACGACGAACTGGGCCTGCTGCCGCCCGCACGGGTGGACGAGAACAGCGGTTACCGCTACTACTCGGCCCGGCAGTTGCCGCAGGCCCGGCTGATCGGGCTGCTCAGGCAACTCGGCCTCTCGCTGAACGAGATCCGTGCCGTGCTAGAGGCCTCGGCAGCCTGTCAGCCCGACATGATCTGGGTGCACTGGACGGCAGCCGAAAGCCAGCATATCCAGCGGCGTGAACTGGCCCGCTACATCCTCCGCAGCCTTAAAGGAGAACCCGGCATGACCCAGCACTTCCATGTTCAGCAGCGTTTCGTTCCCGCCCAGCAGGTCGCCACCGTGTCCCGCCGTCTGCGGGTGGAGGAACTGCCCTGTTTTATCGAGTCGGAACTCAAGTCCTTGCCCCGGCGCGTACAGGCGGGAGGCGCACAGATTGCGGGCGTCCCCTTTGTCGTCTACCACGGCCAGGTCAACGCCGATAACGACGGCCCGGTGGAGGTCTGCGTGCCCTACACCGGCCCCCTGACGCCCACGGGAGGCCTGACCCTGCGTGAGGAACCCGCCCACACCGAGGTCTACGTCACACTGACCAAAGCGCAGTTCACCTTCCCGGGCATTCTGGATGCCTACGATGCCACCAGCGCCCATGCCTCGGCGCACGGCGAGTGTGGTGCCCTCAGCCCGCGTGAGGTCTATCCGCACCTCAGTAGCTGA